The Brassica napus cultivar Da-Ae chromosome C7, Da-Ae, whole genome shotgun sequence genomic interval gatttccagtgtATGCCTCTTGTACTtccccctggactccaccaaaattgtgatACCGCGCTTGTCAGTTTTTTCACCGTTGCTTTAGGCAATCGATAGCAGGACATCGTATGATTTGGTAATGCCGTAATCACTGTTTtaatgatcacttcctttccaCCTTTTGTGAAAAACTTGAAAGTCCACCCATTGACTCTATTACTTAAACGATCTTGTATAAAgttgaaaacttgaatctttgaTCCCCCCAGATTTTCTGGTAAACCAAGGTATGATCCCATTCCTCCAAGATTCTGAATACCCAAAATATCCCTTAATTCTTGTCtgacagattcttcaatcttATATCCAAATTGAATGGAtgacttatcaaaattaattagcTGCCCTGAAACTGCCtcatattcttttaaaatccgaagaatagtttgacactcttccttttgagctttacaaaaaaaaagactatcatccgcaaaaagcaaATGAGAAATCGATGGGCAAGCTCGAGCCACCTTCATTCCCGAAATTTGTTGCCCTCTCTCTGCCTTTTTTATATTTGCAATTAAAGCCTCAGTGCAAAGAATAAATAAGTAAGGCGATAAatgatctccttgacgtaaaccCCTATGTGGAACAATGAGGCCACGTGGTTGACCATTTATAAGAACCCGATATTGAACCGATGAAATACATTCCATCATCAATTTAATCCAATGAAGATCAAAACCCATTTTCTGCAATAAAGCCTTAATAAAATCCCATTCGACtctatcatatgctttgctcatatccgtttttaTTGCCATATACTTTCCTTGACATGCTTTATTGGTCCGCAATccgtgaaacatttcctgggcgataagaatattatcagaaATCACTCTTCCTACCACAAATGCCGATTGAGTTTCAGATATGAGTAAGGGAAGATAGATTTTCAATCGCTGACACAAAACCTTGGAAATGATTTTATATCCGACATTACAGAGACTGATTGGCCGCAGTTCTgtcatccttgtaggtctcTCCGTTTTTGGTATCATACagatattagtaatatttaatcgTGCATCCATTGCCcccgaaaccaaaaaaatattcaccATCTCGACCAAATCattcttaataatatgccaGGAGTGTTGAAAAAATAATGCTGTCATGCCGTCCGGTCCGGGCGCTTTTTCTGGGTGCATCATAAACAAAGCCTCCTTAACCTCCTCCTCCGTCGCCATCCTTAATAGACGTTGATTCATCTGAGGAGTGATACCCGGTGTAATCTCTGTCAGGAAACTATCGAATTCCGATGGAGAGGTGGTACTaaataaatcttcaaaataGCCTACTGCCACCTTTTCCACACCATTATCCTCTGTAATCCAATTCCCATTAGCATCATGTAGTCCTACAATTCTATTACGGACCCTCCTTTGCTTAGTCAAAGCATGATAAAATTTTGTGTTAAGATCACCAGAAGAATACCACATGTTCCTACTTTTTTGGTGCCAataatcttcttcatccttGTATGCGTCTTGTAATTTTCTAGACACCTCCAAAATATCCTCTTGACATCTGTTATTATCCATTTGTACCTCTTCAAGTGCCTGTTGTagctcatttattttttcttttccgtAGGGTGGATTATTTTTCCGCCATTTAGCAATTTCATGACGACAATTACTAATTTTTCCTACGATACTCTCTGCTCCCCCTCCTGATCTTCCTTCGCTATGGTCTAGCCAACCCATTGTTATTGATTCCAGGAGACCCGCTTGTCCAATCCACCTCTTATCGAACCGAAATTGTCCTTTCCTTCTGGGAACTTTATCTTCTAAATAAGCCACCACTGGCCGATGATCAGAAGCCACCATCCCAAGATACTCTGTAAAGGAACATGGAAATAGAGTATGCCACTCTTCATTTGCTAGAGCACGGTCCAATCGACATCTAACCATCACTGCCCCtttcccttttcctcttctcccTTGCCAGGACCATTTATTTCCTTTAGCCGGAAATTCTAGTAAACCACTATTCCTTATCATGTTATTGAAAGGGATAAAAGAATCCGCACTCCTTATAGACCCTccatctttttcatgatttccagtAATCTCGTTGAGATCACCAATAATAAACCAGGGTTCAGACCTCGCCAGTCCATATCTAGTTAACCGTTCCCACACGTGTTCCCGCATTTGTTGAACCGGGTCCCCATATACAAAGGTAAGGTAAACCGTTTTACCCAGTGCCTCCGCTTCCACATCAATCATTCGGTTGCTAGAATATAATACCTTTACCTGATACTCATTATTATAGAAAAGCGCTAATCCTCCACTTCTCCCCACTGGGTCTATTGTGACCAGATTATCATATCCAAAGTGAGCTTGCCATTTTTGGACAAACTCTGGCTCTTGTTTTGTCTCtgctaaaaacaaaaaatccggCTTATGTTTATGCCTTATCTCGCTCAAATAGCTTAAAGTTCATTTACTTCCCATTCCTCGACAATTCCAACTCAATACCCgcatttaaaaaattgttcttTTTGTGCTCCGGAGAGCCGAGTTTATGGGTGTAATGATACACTATATCCACATTCCAAATATTTTCCTTTATTTGTGATCCAAACCATTCCATAACAATCCAAAGTGATACCACTAATATGGTCCAATTGTTATCACTTATCCTCCATAAGAATGTAAAACCGGTTTCATAAGCAAAAGGAGATCTGCAATCTCGTGAACCGCAAGATCCAACTATTATATACCCAAGAAAATCAATTCCATCATCACAGTTAATATCTACAGCAAAACAGTTTATTGCACCAAAATACCAATTTTTTACACTTGAAATACCTATTCGTTTTGAGGATATTAACGGCCTACTTGCATTGACAAATCGATACAACTCACTAGGCCCAAAAAAGAAACGTCTATACATATTCCGAATTGCGTATACGTTCCATTCAAACCAAACCCGGGGTTGACAATATAAAAAACCAGCCACCTCCTTATTGAGATCACCAACGGTTTCCACACCTTTCCACGTCTAGAACCATTAATATTCATTGCCTTACTCTGCAAGTAACCACAAATCCATAACCCTCTTAATTTAATCTGAGCTAAAGTTTGCCATCGAAAAAATTCAATCGATATCAATTTACGCCAAGCCAAGATCAGCCCTTCCATTCCATCTTTCcaccatataaaattataactatataaacCATAATGACAAAGATAAGACCATACTTTCATAATAACCACTAGGTACTCAATTTTAATAGCCCACCATATCTCCCACCACCACACTTGTTGAAAAACAAGGCCTAGCGGCCTTAGTTTGTATCTACTCCATGTCGCTTCTCCCCTTAAGCTCAAACCCTGTAGTGCAAAAGCCAGTAGACCTTTGTCCCGATGAATCACCATGAATTTCCATTGTAATCTCAATCTCCGGACCATAATTATTGCAACTCTATCCCATTCTTCCTTTGGGAGAGATTGCGACCTGAAACAAAAATAGATACAAGTAGGATAGCACTGCAAAAATGTTCGAGCCCGCCACCAAATCCATTGTTCCCGATCATTTTCCAGTCCAACTTTGCAAAGTATCCTTGTCCTAGACCTAGGTAACCCGTAGACCAGAACAAAAGCAAACCAAACATATGACTCAACTGTGATAATTATCTCTAATAGACCCGAGTACCAATAACTGTAAACCTCAGTATTATTCCAATGATCAAACAAGCGTGAAAACACAACCGACAACCAAAGACAACACCAACAGCCCGACTCTATAAAACCCATAATACCAGATAACAAATAGATGCTCCAAGAGCTTATTTGGAAAACTAAAAGCTTAAAACCATAACTGAAAACCCCGTTACTTAAACCCAATACGAGAGACATTTGATTCATAAATTATGGATTTTTCATTCCAGTCTTCGGGTTTGAAGTGCCCTTAATCTCCTGGTGCTTGCTGTGATCTTCATGACGTGTACCTACCTTTGCCGGAGCTCGTTTTCGCGGAGACACAAGCGCAGAAGCTATCCTCATCTTCGTACTCCCCGCGGTGCTAGGCTTAAAAAGCCTCTTGCGAGTTCCTTGCTTCTTTGCCACATCTCCTTTAACATGTGCTTTCTCCACCtccatattttcattttctaaatctgctggaatagcttcttcatcatcttgttCCTTTAGCATTTCCTCAAATTCCCCATCCGAGCAATCTGGTAGATCGTCTGCTGCATCCATATCTATCCCATGCTCAAGACAGATAGCTCTACACTCGTCCATGTCCAGTACTTTATCATCCTCCAAAGTTGACGGTTCCACTATCAGGCTTTTGATCATCTGAAGCCCTTCCTCTGCATCCATAGGGTCCGAAATTACCTCAGATCCTACAGCTTGAGTCTTGGCCAGCTCTTCTTGAAAATCCTGAGAGGGGAGAGTTTTCTCAGACTCTTTAGGATTTTTTATTTCTCCCTCCTCATGAACTACTTCTTTTGGAGCTCCTGACTGACCTGAGGAGGATCTATTACTTCCTCCCTGCCCCTGACCCTCAGCCCGGGGTTCTTCTCTTCGGGAAGATCTATGTCGAGAACCATCTCCCTCACCCCTAAAGCTCCTGTGATTAGTAAAAGGCCCCTTATTGCCTCTATCAGCCACTTTCACCCATTTTGAGTCAGCCTCTTCCACCATCTTGCCTTTACCCTTCCCATAGTAGTCCCTACCGTCTCTTTCCTTGTGTTGTTGATTCTGATTTCCATTTATGACCACTCCCTTATAGCTCCGAGCTCGATCATCGTGTTTCCCACCATCATACCATCCTCCATTTCCTTCTCGACCCTCTCTTTTCTTCTCAGGCGACGCCTTCTTAGCAAGAGGGCATTTCTCCTCCTTATGGCACAAGCTAGAACAAAGTGGGCAGTATCCAAAGAGCTTCTCATACCTCAATGATATTGCTGCTTCCTCCCCCTCGTAAAATTCTCCACCCTTGAAGTCCAAAGTTGTTTCAAAGCAAAGCTCCTGAAACGCGTCCACCACCACCTGCACTCTGCAGTGCTCTACATCTACTGCTACTGTTCGTCCAAGTGCATCACCGAGGCTCTCAAAGGTAGGCACCGTCCTGAACTCCATCGGAACACCTATCACCCTAATCCAGAACGTTATCTCTGATGGGAAGAGCTGCGACTTCTTCGGTTGCCACCGTGCTAACGCCAACATCCAGTAATCAAAATGATACGGTTGCAGCTTCAGTACCGTATCTATCTCCTCCTCTGTTTCAAAGTCGAACCGAAACTTGCCAAAACCCAAGTCCGTTCCAACAACCCTTTCCTCCAGCTTCCAAATCTTCGGTACGTTCTGGATGAGCGCCTTCATTTCCTGCTCTGGTGGATTCATGCATCGTCCAATCAAGGACTTAGAGTAAGTCTTGATTAGTGCCGAGTTATCAAAGTGAGGCACCGAGATCTTCATTCTTTTCCGAGCCGTTTCTCCTTCCTTCATGTCACCACCATTGCCGAGAAGTTGGCTCTGCGTCATAGTAAACAGAAAAGGGAAAACTTTCTCTTTGTTAGAAATAGTCACTAAAGAAAACGACAATGATATACAACAAAGAGAAGGTTCAATATGAGTTTTATAATAATCCCGGTTTTCCAATTCCTCAATCCCATATCGCCTCCCGTTAATGACATATATCTCAAATCCAATCTCATCATTGAAAATCCAATCCGCCATTTTCCATAACCACTCATGATGATAACAGATCCAATATCTCCATATCTCAATTAGAGCAAAGCCTTGATCACTTCGTATATTTCCTTTCATAGGGTAAGGAAACATGATATTTTTGTAAGCAGAAATGATACCTGTAAATCTCCATAATTCCGTTTTGATGACAATCGAAATCATGCTCCAGTTAAATACCCGCAACATCCGCAAAAATCCCCAATTCCATCTTTCGAAAACCCGTTCAAATCGCCTGAGATCTGAAGATCTCAATTCAGAACCCCCCAAATCTTTCCTTTGCTGATCTTCTGCTCCATTATGTAACTCGTATCCAATTCCAGGATCCCATTTTTGAGAAAGCATCGAAACCCTAGATCATCGCCTATGTCGCCATAGTCGAgagaaaaaattttgttttgaatatatCAATATTCATTTATCAGTCAATATTCTTGTTTTGAATATAGTCTCCTTATACTGCCACTAAGTTACCAACATCTAAATATATCAATATTCATTTATCAGTCAATATTCTTGTTTTGAATATAGTTTGAGCAAATATCTTAATAATTGTTTGCAAAACTTCATGGTTAATCTTAACATGTTTACCAAAAATGCATGGTTAATAGTCATTTGGAAGCTAAGAAACGTGTTTCAATCATCTTCCACATCAAAAACATTTCTTATACATAATGATAGTATTATCTCAACATGTATGCAGAAATATATTGCCTTTGTTTTACGTAGTTGGTTTCTACCAATTTgtgattttcttctttttttttagatattgATACAGTATAATTAACTATGTTATAAAAACAAagatattattttgtataccCAAAAGAGATGTTACGAGATTTAGAATCGGTGTACTTTGTGTGTCATGTGTGAGATGATGGGAACTGTCATGGCCCCCATGCAATTAGTTCGTCCGTTATTATCAAAGCCAAACCTTCTACCATTATTATTGTCGCGATTCAATCCAACGTTGGTCTATATCTAATGTCACTGTTACTTATATTTTCCTATTGGATCGATTATTCATCCTCACACTTCATTATCAGTGCCTCTTTTAGACACTTTGTAAAAACAAAACAGTAGTCAAAGAATTTACATAAACCTACTATACTAgtggtagttttttttttgattttgaagAATTTTACTAATTGTTTATTCATGAGATGGCCAAAAGAAATACTACATATTACCGAAACATTATTCAACATTTAGAGTACATAAGAACTTATCGACAGGGGTccatgataaaaaaaagatgaaatttaACATCTAAGCAATAATCACATATTAATGATTACATGTCCATTACCATTATAGCACCGACAGTAGTTTCATATAATTCAAAAAGGAATAATTCCATAAGAATCTAATTTGCAACACCGGGAACTCAAAATGTGTAATGTAACCCCTTCTTTTTTTATGATTGAATAAAAAAACTATGATTTGAAATGAAACAACATAAACTTGTTTCCTACAGTCAGAATCTAGATTTGTCTTCAGTGAAACATACTATGTTGatgatatataaattttgaataccAAATGGATACACATTAATGCTGCAGTAACAGAATTTGTATtcaaggttggtgtcactagtGAAAATGGAACGATTACATTTGTTATTCTTTATAGTAAATGTAAATGCGAATGTAAAAGTAAATACGATACTAACAAGAGAGACATGAAACAATTGAGGATAGCCccaaaagaattaaaaattttTGGAATTTGAAATAGAGAGAGGGAGcagaagaaaaggaaataaaaagaaaaagatttgaccaaaaaaaaaaaaaaaaaaagaagagagactctctttctctctactGCGCCTCCTTTTtgcttctctcttcttcttcctcctcctcccttGGTGCTGTGTTCTCTGTCATTCTCTCTCTCCGTCTCTCTTGGCCATTGGAGAAAGATAAATCACTTTAAATAAAGTTATACTCTTTCTAATTCAACAACTactacaaacaaacaaacgacGTTTTTTTCGatttagatatttaaaaaaaactgttcCTTTTGTGTAAAGACTTCTCCTTTCAGTTTCCAAACGCCATTTCATCACTCACCAACCAATTCGATTCATTTCGAGGAGGAGCAGAGGAATCAGATTTGCGTTTTCTTTGTGTTcatcggaagaagaagaaacaagttTAGCCCTTTGAGACGGTACCGTGTCTGTCTTCTCCTTCTTTAGTGCTTTCTCTTTCTGGGTTTTTGatctattttttctcttttgagaTTTCAGATTGAGTTCAGGGGTTGAGAAGGTGagagagatcttggagaaaGTTTAGTGCTTTCTTTGGATTTGAATGTCCTCAACTACTACATTGCAAGGGTTTCGTTTCCTCCATGACTTCTACCAAGCGAGCCTACAAGCTACGTATCCTTTTACATGTCTTCTCTTTGGTATTCACTTTAGGGGTTTGATCTAAGAGTCCTTGATTAGCTTAATCTCCTGCTTTTATTCTTAAGGTGTACTCACGAGATCtgttttcatcttctttttttgttttttttttaacccgTGGAGTCATTTAAGACCGCTCTCGAGACTTGTGTGTTTGAATTTAAGACTGTGTCAAGTCAAGTTGAGCTTTGACTAGAGAGTAGAGAGTCTCATCTCTGGTAGCATTTTGCTTTAGCCTTGA includes:
- the LOC125589685 gene encoding uncharacterized protein LOC125589685: MKEGETARKRMKISVPHFDNSALIKTYSKSLIGRCMNPPEQEMKALIQNVPKIWKLEERVVGTDLGFGKFRFDFETEEEIDTVLKLQPYHFDYWMLALARWQPKKSQLFPSEITFWIRVIGVPMEFRTVPTFESLGDALGRTVAVDVEHCRVQVVVDAFQELCFETTLDFKGGEFYEGEEAAISLRYEKLFGYCPLCSSLCHKEEKCPLAKKASPEKKREGREGNGGWYDGGKHDDRARSYKGVVINGNQNQQHKERDGRDYYGKGKGKMVEEADSKWVKVADRGNKGPFTNHRSFRGEGDGSRHRSSRREEPRAEGQGQGGSNRSSSGQSGAPKEVVHEEGEIKNPKESEKTLPSQDFQEELAKTQAVGSEVISDPMDAEEGLQMIKSLIVEPSTLEDDKVLDMDECRAICLEHGIDMDAADDLPDCSDGEFEEMLKEQDDEEAIPADLENENMEVEKAHVKGDVAKKQGTRKRLFKPSTAGSTKMRIASALVSPRKRAPAKVGTRHEDHSKHQEIKGTSNPKTGMKNP